A single window of Schistocerca piceifrons isolate TAMUIC-IGC-003096 unplaced genomic scaffold, iqSchPice1.1 HiC_scaffold_798, whole genome shotgun sequence DNA harbors:
- the LOC124770365 gene encoding transmembrane protein 234 homolog, translating to MGGTTSSVMSLVVAAVLWGCTNPFIKKGSSGVEDISEKSSTKKFFKEVKFLLSNWKYMTPFLLNQSGSLFYFLALQNTEMSLAVPVANSLTFVFTAATGWILGESLPNAKTVCGITLIVCGISLCCVDKFLMQNGGGGAG from the exons ATGGGTGGGACAACAT CATCTGTAATGAGCCTTGTGGTTGCGGCTGTTCTATGGGGCTGCACTAATCCATTCATCAAAAAAGGAAGTTCAGGGGTAGAGGACATTAGTGAAAAATCTTCTACCAAAAAGTTTTTTAAAGAAGTTAAATTCCTATTGAGTAATTGGAAG TACATGACACCTTTCCTTTTAAACCAGAGTGGTTCACTGTTTTACTTTTTGGCTCTTCAAAATACAG AAATGTCTTTGGCAGTTCCAGTAGCAAATTCCCTCACATTTGTGTTCACTGCAGCTACAGGTTGGATCTTGGGAGAAAGCTTACCCAATGCCA AGACCGTGTGTGGCATTACATTGATAGTGTGTGGAATATCACTTTGCTGTGTGGACAAATTCCTCATGCAAAATGGAGGAGGTGGTGCTGGATGA